The genomic region acgaccGTGGCCTTGTCCGCCTCGAcagtgctgcgccgcgtcgtcgagtttgcgctgcgcgcgcacgtcgcGCCCGAGGCGACAGTGACGGTGCTGCTTGGCGGCCTGGATGGATACCTCGTGGAGCGGGTCGGCGGCGAGTGGCGTGACGCCGCCCCgctgatgcagcgcagcctccTCGAAGCAACCAAGGCGGTGCAGTACATGCTGCAGAGCCTGCCGCATGGCAGCGTGCCCTGTCGCATCGTCTCCTTCgacgtcatcgccgccagcgaGCGCCACACCGAGGTGTTCCCGGTTCGCCCGCACTTGGCTCTCACGTACACGACGGACGACCTCTCGGACGCGAGCTTCGCGGGACTGAGCACGGCGCCAACGATAGAGCCAATCCACTGCGTGCTTAGCATCGACGACAACCACAAGATCCCCGACACCATGGAGGCGATTGCGATGATGAagggcgccatcgccgcccaGCTGTCCAAGACGCTGCAGGCACACTACGGAGAGAACAACACCGGCACCCGGTCGCAGACGGCTCGCAgaaaggcggcggagggtgccagtagcagcagcgacatTGTGCGCAGCACAATCCGCACCCAGTGCACTGGCCAATCGGTCGATATCATCTACCGCGGCTACCTCTTCCGCGTCTACGTCGCCCATTACCGTGAGGTGTCTCTCCTGCGTGCATTGAAGCGTGACACGGAGGCGAACGTGCTGGAGATGAAGCTGCACTGGACCGCACAGCATGCCAAGTTCATGCGCACCATCGCATTCGGACACCATAGCTACTCGCATGCGGTGAGGCTGGCGAAGCGGTGGATGAGTGCCATGTATCTCTACGAGTTTGTGCAGCCGGAAGCCGTCGAGCTGCTCGTGGCGCACGCGTACCtgcagccggcgccgcacacgcccaAGACACCTGCCGGAGGTTTCCTGCGCTttgtgcagctcctcgtcaCGCATGACTGGTCGACCCCGTTGGTGCTCCCCTTCACCGACGACGACAGTGACAAgaccgccgtggcggcggcggcgctggtgcgcaaGCTTGGCGATCAACAGGGCATGTTCATCGCCACACCGTACGCGCCGGCCGCGAGCCCGTTCACGGCGCTAACGCCGCGGCCAATGATTATGGGCCGTCTTGTGCAGCTTGCCCAGTCGGTGgtggccgtgctgctgcgccatctcGAGGGCCACAACGCGACAGCTGGTGAGGTGGAGGCGTTCACCTCCAGCCCGTGCGCCTTCGACTTTTCGATGAAGTTCCAcccgcgcctgctgctgcagcctgACCGGGCCCTCAGcatcggcgcggcggcaccgtcggtGGCATCTGCGCAGTCCGAAGCGGCGCATCTTAATGGAATCGCGCCAGTTTCTAGCGAGGCGGACGCGCTGGCCGCAGAGgaagctgccgctgcagccaacGCTGTCATCCGCATCTGGCAACTGGACGAGTTGGACGCGGACACAAACGGGCGGGAGTACATCAATCAGCTCGTCGAACGCGagccggcagcgcacgccgtGCGCATCGTccgtgcagcgctgcgtgagCGTGGTATGATGTTCTACGACGCGCTCGCTCCGTCCTCCCTCTACGTGGTGAGCGTCAGCGCCGAAAGGCAGCTCGCCAAAagccgccagctgcacgaCGCCATTCTGCAGGTGGGGCGAGGCGCACTTctgcaggcgccgccgagcgcgTTCACTCCTGTCGCGGAGACGGCGCATGAcccggccgctgctgcacgcatCCAGCTGGAATCTGAGGACGACCACGAGGACGGACATGATTGCAaccaccatcatcaccgcGCCCCCGCGCAGCGCAGGGGGAAGGTGTCTACGCCGCTCCGCCAAGCCGCCTCGGACACGAAGAGCAAGAAGGGCAAGGCGTCCGCACGCCAGTATCCGCTGCAGGACCACAagcgcagtcgcagcagcaacgaccACTGCAGcctggctgccgctgctgttgcggaggcagcgcatgcgaagaaggggaagaaggAAACGGCGGACAGGGTCAGCCCTTCCACAGCAGCCTCGCCCACGatagcggcagcagaggggCGCTCTCAGAAAGCCTCTAAGGTCAAGAAGGCTTCCAAAAAGTGACGCGGCACGTGCGCccacgtgcatgtgcgtcgCGGTCTTGTGTTGTCGTTGTGTTGTTTCGTCTTAATCACCACGAATAACGGAGCGCAACGCCAGAGCAAGGACTAACGCGTACTaactctccctccctctctccctgcttCCTGTCCTTGGGCTTGCCTCATGGTCTGCTGTGCGTTTCTTTGAGGcacgtgtgtacgtgtgtcgTGATcgatgggggagagggagaggagctgCCGGGGGGTGCGCGAGTGAGGCAGGGACCGCCTCGGAGAAGAGTGGGGATGTCTCTCTTCCACTGAATAAGCAGCGGGGCTGCAAAGGGCGTGCAGGGGAAGACGGTGAGCGAGTTGCACGATGGGACGGGCTGCGGTGTCTCTCAAGAGATGTAGTGCGTACTGACTTGCCAGCCCCCTCCTGGTCCCCCACGCACCagcaggggagagggggggtaTCTCAGCCTAACACCTCACCCATCACGCCTCTTCACCGTCTGCGCCATtatcccctccctcttcttaATCGCAGCTGCGCCTACTTTGAGCACGGtaacagaaaagaaaaagatgcTCAAAACCTGCCGTTgcggcacgcgtgcgtgagcaTGGGGTCTCCTCTTCGTTGTAGAGTGTGTACCCACTGAGAAGGTCAGCACGCGCGTCGATGGAGGAGAGGACTGCTGGGTCTGCctatgtgtgtctgtgtctctgcCTACATCAGCGACGCTGCTTTGCTGGTATGGCTGATGCGGGTGTGCAAAAGAGGGCGGATCGGCGgaccccttctctcccttcttcggCGTAGGGGAGCACGCATGGCTGCTGCTAAACACGAACAACTTGAAAACCCTGCCGTAtgcgcctccccctcccccctcccccgacacacgctctcgctcgctggcacgcgcgcacaaatCCActtctgcttctctccctcctctctcctcatcctcccCCATACGATGCACTACTCACAGCGGTAGTCAGATTCTTTGTGTGATGCTTTCGTGGAGTGGCAGAGGGTCACTAGTGCGGTGCTTGGCTGTagcggtgcgctgcttcgccgcgACAGCATCGCCGTTCCTCTGTTACTCCTCCTCACAGAGAAACCGCCGTATGCCTAGCGATCAGCATCGAGACAGTCTGCTATCTCACACGGCATCAACGGCTGCacctgcaccagcagcggtgccgacgcAGCGAACGCGTCGTGGCGTTTTGAAACGGGCAtcgctgctcgagcagctccgTGACCGTAATGATGGTGAGAGCGGCACTGTAGAGTTGAGCAAGGCGCCAGGTAGCAGTGCCCTCGTAGCgtctggagcagcagcgccgctagCGGCCCCTGTGTCGATTCCGTATATTAGCTCGTCCGAATTCGTTAGTGCACCCCGcccaaagcagcagcaagtgTGGTCGTCACATGGAacgcacagcgccgcagcagcagcgcctctgtcCTCGCCCACTGCCTCTGCAcagctggagcggcagcagcaagccCTACGCGACGCCTTCACACACGCGCGACAGTACCACAATGTGCGTCTTTCCAAAGACCCCGGCGTCTACCGCGCAGAGTGCCGGGCTTTCCGCCAGGCCCACCGAGGTCGATCGCCGACGCAGCAAGAGGTGAGTcgcaccgtcgccgttcCGTTGGCGCCGGTCGCCGCGCTCAAGACGCTAGCTCACACGGATGCCACGCGGTCTTCGCTGCACGCCGcggccgaggccgccgtgaTGCTGCACAACGCCGTGGTGAAAAATGAGCTcgtgaagagcagcacgccgcagcTTGTCCGCTGCCTTCGCTGCTTTCACGTGTACATGGCCCGCCCGCGAACGTTGTGGGGAGGCGAGGTGGAGCAGAGCGGCATCGAGTACGAAAAGGCACAGAAGGCGCAACGACTTCAGAGGCCTGCGCCTGGTAAGCGTGCGAGGAGCGTGGGCCGGCGTCGACGCGCACATGAAGAGAACCCGATCTGCTGTCCGAAGTGCCGCAGCCCTCGCGCGCAGTGGATGATGGAGTACGTGCACCGCCACACTCACGAGCGAGTGTGAGAACGGCGTACCGCTTTGTcagtcgccgctgcgcgtgggGGTGTGGGCCTCGTGCACCGTCGTCGCTCTGTATCCCACGCCTCCACGCACTGTGTACTGGAGCAGTGCATGCTGCCCAGCCCGTCGCTGTGGCAGCGGAGGGTGGGCCACAGTCGCCCGtccccctcgcccccttTCACAACCCCATCTCTCACAAACATCATAGGGCACAAGGTGACGGAAGCGACCGCAGAGCAGTGGGCCGCGACTCGTGTCTGCAAGGAAGCAGCGCCCATTGTACTCCCtgtggcgcacgcacggcgcgcagccCTTTCCTCTGGTCTGTAgtcacaccaccaccaccaatgGGGTATCCGCGAGACGGCGCCATTGGATGCTCGCCACCCGATTGCTCCGCAGCCTTCCAACTATCATCGCCAGATGTACGTCCCTCGCCCCTGCACCACTCTCCAGCccctctcctcgtcctccatcACCTTCCGGGCAGTGTGCCCTCTCACGTAGAGCGCTCAAACAAGGGAAAGAGCCAGAGATACAGGCCACAGGAAACGCAGCGCAGGTGCTGTAGCCCTGCTCGAATATCGGCACACCCTGTCGCAGAGGAGTTTGGCGTGCACACCGGCGGgtgatgcggcgccgcgagCCCCTCTTCGTTTTGATTGATTTCGCTCTCTATTCCTCCGGAATGGCCGTTCTCCGATGCAGAGTTGTCACCGCGGCGAGCCGCCTCCTGGCCTTCGTGCTGGCGCCCTACGCCGAACCCTCGTTCAATCTTCTAGACTACTTGGGTACGTGCACTGACACGGCGCTCGTcctctgcgtcgccgtcgcacgactccttctcctctgcctcaTGTGGTTCAGCCGCGCTGTCGCTCCGATCGCCTTTGGCGCTCCAGGGGGCACATTCGTCTTCGACACGGGTGAGGAGCTCTACGACGACGCACGCTTCTCGATGGTGCGCAACTGGGACGGCGTGCACATGTTCTTCATTGCCCAATACGGGTATCTGTATGAGAGCCAAATCGTCTTCTTTCCTGGTTTACCGACGCTGATCCGCGGCCTGGAGCACATCACGCGGCGACTCGTCCCAGTTCTGCACCGAGTTGCACCAGTTGCCTTCTATGTGTGCCTGATGAACACAGCTGCCTCCTGCCTTGCCGGCGTGGTGCTACGACGTCTCACCATCCTGACATTTCTAGGGCCCGAAGCGGTGCGATGCACCTGCCGGTGGCGCCCGTCCAAGCTGTCTCCGTCGACCCCTGAGTTGGAGAAGCCGAGAAAGTATCCTAAGGCGCAACTCGACATGGCAACGGAGAGGACAATGCAGAGCACGACAGAGGCGACCGTCTGCTACCGCCTTATGTGTAGAATGACCGGCACGGTCCTGGATGCGCCTGACATCAACGCCCCGCTCCCCGCAAccgtggcggaggcgaaggcagGCGCGCTGCTCCGTCGCCGCGTGGTGGGCGGGGCAGCGCTGGTGTGGATCATCACACCCGCCATGGTgtttgccgtcgccgtgtaCACGGAGAGCCTATTTTCGTTAGCCACAATACTAGGCGTGTACTTTCTCGCGTGGCatgagccgctgccgcaggctgtgcagctgcgtATAGCGTCGTATCTGGcgagcgccacgccgcctgGCTCAGgtgcaagagcagcagaaaAAGCATCGGCACCAGCACGACTTGTCCCCCCTGCCCCTCTCGTTCAGCAGTGGCCCTTGGCGGCAAACGacgtcggcgacggtgccgcggcacgcagccgcaTCCCCGGGATTGCCTCACTCCTGCCGAGCATCACCCCTGGAGCGTCCAGGGCGATCACGGTGAAGTGGGAGCAGCGCTTCCTCAGCAGCacagaggtggcggcggtgttgctgTTCACGCTGGCCGGCACCTTTCGCTCCAACGCATTCACCTGCGCTGGATTTCTTATCTTTCCCCTCTGTgtgcaggtggcgctgccggcggtgtaCAAGGCGCAGGCTTCCGCGGTGCTGGCTGGAGTGTCAGCGCGTGCGGTCATGTCCGCGGCCGCAaagcgtggcggcgcaaGGGAGAGTGGGGCAGCCCTTGTTGTGCGCTGCCCCACTCTCCGCccgcctctgcagcgcaTGCCGCACCCGCTTCGCATGTGcatggtggcgctggagTGCATCTGTGTGGCGCTGCCATACCTTGTCATGAACTACGTGGGATATCGGCGCTTTGTGCTGCAGACGtgggacgccgccgccaagaaAACGGTGGGCCACGCCTTCTGGCGGCTGTACCCCATGCTGCAGAAGAAGTACTGGGGCGTGagcctcttctccgcctaCACGTTCACCAACTCCCCCAACGTGGTGTTGGCGCTCCCAGTGGCGGTGCTAACCGTATGGTGCCTCCACGCCCACTACTTGGCGCCAGCATGGGCAAACCTCAgagccgcgacggcggccgctgccggagcACGGCGCACGAGGTGGCAGCATTTGTGGATTGCCGCCATGCCGCTGGTGAGCTCCTCGAACGTGATGCACCTTATCGGGCTATTGGCACTAGCCCTGACAGTCATGCACGTGCAGGTGACGAATCGCTTTGTCGCGACAAGCCCGGCGCTGTACTGGCTGCTTGGCATGCAGCTTGCATCGAGGCCGACGAGCCGCGCTAGCAGGCTCACCCTGCTGTGGTGCATTCTGTGGGGCATGGCTGGCGGTATTCTCTTTCCGAATCACCTTCCCTGGACGTGAAGAAGGCACACGTgacacgcactcgcacggGGACTCGTTTTGGCTTCTGCCGTGCTTTCGAGTCCGCGGGGGTGAGGCAAGGAAAGGGCGGGGGTCGCTTTCTCtgagagagggcgaagagagaagggcgtgctcctcctgctctgcCCCTAGGCGCTGgccctgtgcgtgcgtgcgctggagGTAGCAgcgggcgggggggggggggaagaacTGCAGAGACGCGCAAGTTTTGAATGCTGGAGAAGACAGCGATAGAAAAGAGCCAGAGCATCATTACGCATGCGTGCATGAGTGAGGACACAAGAGAGGATGCGCAAGTGGAACAGGTTGTGGAGAGTTGTGCTGTCGAATCTGCTTTGCTcgctgaggaggcggcgcgcacgcgccgatGTATGGCGGAGGCACAAAAGGAGAAAAAGCGCCTCGTCCAGCATCTTCCTGTGCGTCGCTCTACGCCTTGCACATTCCGCTTTGGCGGGTGCTTGCGTCTCTGTGCATGGGTGTGCTCCTCTTGGATAAcccgcactgccgccacTGAAGCGGCGCTCgtggtgagagagggagacaccGTGCGTGGACGAGTTGGGACTCGCTTTggttctctctccctcctcgtgtgtgtgtgtgtctcggtGTCCGTGTGCGCTATCTTCGTGGAGCTTTCGCGCACAACACCCACTCACTCGCCTCCTCTACTCTCcactcttcctctcctcccccccccacccgtcttctcttttctcaccttctctctctcctccttctcaCCTCTATCCGCTCTCTGGTGTGCGTCCTCCTCACAATGCTGCTGCGTCTTGTCGCTGCTTCCACCCTTCTTTATTcaggcccccctcccctccctcctccactgcctcGCCATCAATCACATCTCGCGCTCAAAAGCGATCACCGCACACGCCATACAagcgcgcatgcagcgcgacacatacacaaacacacacacacacacacacacacacactgctcCTTCaccgctctcctccaccgtAAGCATCACTTGCGCTCGCTTCGCTgcccgccaccgctgtgTCCGCCATCTGTCTCacaggtgcgcacgcgcacacgccctctctctatatctgtggagagggagagggattCACTCTTTAACGCATGTACGCCATCATCACCACACATCCtacccgcctctctcttgaCGACTGATGGCTGGCCGctgtcgtcatcgtcgctgaCTATCGTTGTATTCGTCGCTCGGCTCTTGCGCTCTGCCGCTATTTTGGCAAGCTCGggcacatacgcgcacagcACAACCTTCACCCCTGTCTGTCTCGCTGTCGCCAGCGAACGCTTAGGTGGCATCGTGCAcccgctccttctcttccctccctgtCGTGTTAATGTGTTATGCCTCTGCCCCCGCCTCAGCATGAAGGACGACATCAGAAAGCGGCGCGTCACGCTCCCCTCAAAGCGAAGGCGCCACGTCAGTGTGGCGTGCAGCACGAGCACGCCCGCTCCAACCAAGAGCACTCGATCCCATACATCAAACCTGAAGAGGGGCCCCACCTCCACTACGGACACTTTCACACCGCGGAGGAAGAGTGGAAGCCGCAAGCGCCCACACAGTGGCAGTGCGACATTGAGTGGAGGAGAAccggcagcacagccgccgaGCGCCCGAAGGGCTCGTGGCGCCCCCGTCGCGACAACCGGCGCTTCTGAGGGCATCGAGACTGTGGATGTCGCGTCTGTGACCAGATACTGGAGCAGCGACTGTCGCCGCATTCCGAGTGCGAGCAGGATCGACTCGGCCTTGATGGCAGCTGCAAGAGGGAGCAGTAACCGAAGCTTCAGCTCAAGCAGCTCTGCCACGTCGGCCCCTCTGCTGACTTCTGCGGGGAATTCGGCCAGCAACAGCTGCTCCGTGATCAGCAGACGAAGAGAGGACCCCTCGCCAGGCTCTCCTCGGGTCTCCCCTGGGCCACTCCcagctgccgccagcgcccTCGCCTCCGTCGATGGCAAAGtggcgcagctctgccgcaCCCCCGTCACTGCCTCTccccccgccgcccccctGCATGCTGCCTTCACCACGCCGCATTTTAgcgggcacacacgcggctCCGGCAGCGCACCTGGTGGCGTAGGCTCGAAGGGCCCGCCACCCCGCCACATTAGTAGCCCAGGCAGTGGCAACTTGGATACGgacgccccctcctcctcctccttccgcGCTATTCAAAACCCGACGAGCGCgcgggcggcgacgcgggTGCCCTCCCCGTTGCCGGTGAtacagcagcgcggcggcgagatGCGACGGCGTCTATCTTTCGTGCCGGAATCGCCAGCTGGTGCGTCGCGGGGCCTCGACACGCCTGGTGTCGTCAACGACGCAGACCCCGCTCAGCCATCGCCAGCCTCGGGAGTTTCATCCACGAGCTTCCCGCTGGTCGACACGCGGTACATGCAGCCACCTCCTGCGGCCCAGCCGCCCCTGCacgcgctcgctgccgcagcttcgATGCCAGAACTCGACATGCCGTCGGTGAAGACGGTGTCCACCGCATGCCAgccgttgccgccaccgccactggtACATCAGCGACGGCAGTCTATGCCGGCACTCGAAGACGGCCAGCGTGGGGCCTGGGCTGTCAAAGGCAACTTGGCGCCTGCGGGCTCCCCGCTCTCCTTCGGTGCGAGAAGCTCGTCCCTCATGAGCGCCTCGCGGCCGTCGAGCAGGAGCGACCGCCGCAGTCCCAGAGaacgcagcgacggcggccatcgCGCGGTGGTCTTCCGGTTTTCTAAAGCAGAACAAGAGGAGGGTGCGGCAATGACGACCCcgcagcgagagcagcaggagagcgGAGAAGGCGACTCCACACCCCAAAGCAGACAGCTGCTCGGGCAGCGCGACCACTCGATCAGCAACTCGATGTGCTCCCTCTCCATAGCCTCGGCAGCAACGTCGATGGTGGACAAGCtgccccctccaccgcctccgccgccggcgccgctgtcgattGGGAGAGGAGTTAAGACCGGTGGGggaacaccgccgccgcagcccccTCGCGTAAGTGTTCCCACGAGTCAACTTCTCCATCAATTCGACGGTTCAGAAagtcgcgtgcgcgcgccgtcTGGGGTTCACGGAAGAGACTACGTCGGGAACgacagcgctggcggcagcgtcctTGACGCGAGCATCGCCAGCAGTCCTCGCAGCAGccccgcctcttcctcatGGCGGGAGAGCACTGGCCACGTAAAGCCCTTCTTGTTGTCGCCTGTGACGAGTCCGCCCAGATCCCTAACCAGCAGCATCCTCGCCCCCTCTGCGGCCGTGCCAAGCACCAGCGAGGACAGTGCAATTGTCTCCGACGCGAATGGGCTGCCGTCCTACTCTGGCGCGCGCCATAGCGGGGCGGCGTCACAAGCGCAGCCGTCGCACTACCCCTCAAGCGCCACCTCCCTCCACAGCGCACTGGTGAACGTGCAAAGCATGgacagcgccgacggcgtggaggaggaggagaagggcacgCTTGGACTCCGTCaagcagtggcgccgccgctcttgcTGCCGACTCGTTTCTCCGCGTCAGCATTGGTGTCCGCCAGtgcggcagcatcgtcgGGCGTGAAAAACGACGCGCTCGACGCTGGCGTCGATAAGCGGGCAGACGCCGAGCCAATTGCcatcgatggcgccgccgatATCGTGGGTGAGTCAGCGCAGTCCTCCGAAtcgtcgacgccgcgacCGCAACCGTCCTCCATGGCCGTCAAGACTACCCAAGGCGCAGGCAAGTCCGATAGCGACAAGGACCACACCTCCAagcccagcagcggcggtgcctctGGCAAGGGCAAAGCACAGATTGCGGCAACCATCCTGCAGGCGCCGTTGCTCGTGAGCAGTGAAATCTCCTCTCACACCCGCCTTTCGAAGGCACAGGCGCTCTCGCCTCGTcagcaggagctggcgcagtCGTTTCGCAATCGCATCCAAGTGGGCGTACACCCTCCCCGTCGTCAGCGGTCAGCTCAGCTCGTGACCTCAGCTTCGCGCGACCGGCGTCgcagcatcggcggcagcaccgccaacAGTGACACGAGCCGCTGCTTCGGTGCAgggcgaagcggcagcgccaggcgACGAGAGAGTAGCTTACGGCGCACGAAAGGCCAGTCGATACAGCAGCCTGTCGCCGCGCTGTCCTTCATCGCAGTTTCCGTGGTTGCCGTCGCGTATGCGAAGCTCCTCAGGCCTGTGCATGCCTTTCGCGTGCGTCGTCGTTTCGATGAGGTGATagcgcctgccgccgcgtacCGCATCCAGTGcaagtggcggcggcgcctgcagctgcgcagggTGGAGCAGAAGACggccgtgcagctgctcgtgccGTGGATGCGGTtccggctgcagcgcttgcGCCGCGCCAAGGATACAAGTGCGCGTCTGCTACAGCGCGTGTTTCGCGGCGAGGTAGTGCGCTCCCTTCACCGATACTTGTATGAGCAGATAAAGCGCAATCACGCTCTCGACGTCATTCGCCGCTACGTGCAGCGCTGGGAAGCACAGAATCTCTACCTTAGACTGCAGATGCAGCGCGATGAGCGGGCCATCGTGGTGAGTCAGTGCGTCCAAGGGtccctgcagctgcttcggGCAGAGCAAGTCGAGTGGAACGCCATCGTGCAGGACGGCGCCGAGACACTGCAGAACaggccgtgcgtgcgtacgcAGGACTGGGTGGAAGGCGTGGCCGCGCTGACGGGGGTTGTGCTCGACCCGCGCGCGTCGAACCGCATCCGCTCACCAGAGGCGAGTCCAGTGGTGTCGACCAGGGCAGGGCCGACATCTACGGCGCAGCCACGCGAGTGTCTTGCTGCGTTTGCGCGGCTGGAGCATCAAATGTTCCGGTTCCGTGGCATCAAGGACGATAAGACGGCGAGCAGTAGCGACGgctccgtggcggcgcacgatgacgacgaccACTCGTACActgcggcgtcgacggcgggcgacggcgcatcTGACTCGCCGACACCATCGGGTTCGCTGGCCACGGAGGACGACTTGGTTACCGCTTACCTACAGCTTCTTTGCCGCACCGAGGCCGCGGAGcgggtggcgctggagcgtCGGTTGCTGGACGAGCGCCAAGAGCTCCTgcgcgagccgctgctgcggtgcaaGGCTATCTTCTACGCCACCGCGATGCGGGTTCCACCACTTTTctcgcctctgctgctgagcaTGCCATCTGATTTACTGCTGCTCCAGGCCGCTCGTCTCTTCAAAGCGGAGCGAGAGGCGCGATGCGAGATCATTCAGCTGTACGAGTCGATGCCGCTCGCGTGTCTACGCCGGCCCATGCTGAGCCCCGCCGCGAAGGCTCGCCACAGCGAGCTCGTGCGGCTC from Leishmania infantum JPCM5 genome chromosome 18 harbors:
- a CDS encoding putative mannosyltransferase-II, encoding MRRREPLFVLIDFALYSSGMAVLRCRVVTAASRLLAFVLAPYAEPSFNLLDYLGTCTDTALVLCVAVARLLLLCLMWFSRAVAPIAFGAPGGTFVFDTGEELYDDARFSMVRNWDGVHMFFIAQYGYLYESQIVFFPGLPTLIRGLEHITRRLVPVLHRVAPVAFYVCLMNTAASCLAGVVLRRLTILTFLGPEAVRCTCRWRPSKLSPSTPELEKPRKYPKAQLDMATERTMQSTTEATVCYRLMCRMTGTVLDAPDINAPLPATVAEAKAGALLRRRVVGGAALVWIITPAMVFAVAVYTESLFSLATILGVYFLAWHEPLPQAVQLRIASYLASATPPGSGARAAEKASAPARLVPPAPLVQQWPLAANDVGDGAAARSRIPGIASLLPSITPGASRAITVKWEQRFLSSTEVAAVLLFTLAGTFRSNAFTCAGFLIFPLCVQVALPAVYKAQASAVLAGVSARAVMSAAAKRGGARESGAALVVRCPTLRPPLQRMPHPLRMCMVALECICVALPYLVMNYVGYRRFVLQTWDAAAKKTVGHAFWRLYPMLQKKYWGVSLFSAYTFTNSPNVVLALPVAVLTVWCLHAHYLAPAWANLRAATAAAAGARRTRWQHLWIAAMPLVSSSNVMHLIGLLALALTVMHVQVTNRFVATSPALYWLLGMQLASRPTSRASRLTLLWCILWGMAGGILFPNHLPWT